The Brassica oleracea var. oleracea cultivar TO1000 chromosome C6, BOL, whole genome shotgun sequence genome includes a region encoding these proteins:
- the LOC106297777 gene encoding uncharacterized protein LOC106297777: MQEQFLDIKGKTVSLSLSQETSKSKRTGLQMDQCGGTRPNSMISDLCNDGVWSLPSPRSEDQLALHAYLTTVTLTDSEETVVWSPLGKVTDRYSTCMIYKLIRDHKPVVPWSHAVWIARGIPKHNFLTWLVNLNRCPTKDRMINWGLQTNPTCVLCNSFLETRDHLFFDCNFSYFVWNPLARKARVPAIRPWDQSISYMQSLSSPKHLRLLSLLAWQAAIYTLWTERNSRIHKNEFRSADSLSTSTIALIKNRISSFRYSSPALSSAMMQIWLDD, from the exons ATGCAAGAGCAATTTCTGGACATTAAAGGAAAAACAGTCTCACTCTCACTCAGTCAAGAAACTTCTAAGAGTAAGAGAACTGGCTTACAGATGGATCAATGTGGAG GTACAAGACCAAACTCAATGATCTCTGACCTCTGCAATGATGGAGTATGGTCCTTGCCTTCGCCGCGGTCTGAGGATCAATTGGCTCTCCACGCTTACCTAACAACAGTAACTCTCACAGACTCAGAGGAAACAGTGGTTTGGTCACCGCTTGGAAAGGTTACAGACCGCTACTCAACATGTATGATTTACAAACTTATAAGAGATCACAAGCCTGTGGTTCCTTGGTCTCATGCTGTTTGGATAGCTAGGGGTATTCCCAAACACAACTTCCTCACTTGGCTGGTCAATCTCAACCGCTGCCCTACGAAAGACCGAATGATTAACTGGGGACTCCAAACTAATCCAACGTGTGTGCTCTGCAACTCCTTTCTAGAAACGAGAGATCACTTGTTCTTCGACTGTAACTTCTCCTACTTTGTTTGGAACCCACTGGCAAGGAAGGCTAGAGTACCTGCGATTAGACCTTGGGACCAATCAATCTCCTACATGCAGTCACTCTCTTCACCGAAGCACCTGCGTTTGCTATCACTCTTGGCTTGGCAAGCTGCAATCTACACGCTATGGACGGAGAGAAACTCAAGAATTCACAAAAACGAATTTCGTAGCGCTGATTCACTCAGCACCTCCACTATCGCTCTCATCAAAAACCGGATCTCCTCCTTTCGGTACTCCTCCCCGGCTCTCTCCTCCGCGATGATGCAGATATGGCTCGACGACTAA